The DNA sequence AGTTTTAAAAAGCATAAAGTATAGCATCTATTTTACATTTCACTTATTAGATTCTTTAGACTCAAGATTTGCTTCAGCATATTCTAGAAACATGAAGGGCGTATATATTCTTACCAAAAATATCGTTGACTACTAATAGTTAATACTTATACTCCTATTTAGGAGGAAGTAGCAAATGACAAACTTAATGAAAGCAATAATCTTAAACGTGGTTATGGTAGTACTTTTAGCAGGCGGCTTTCTGTACATAAATAATGTTGAGGCCGAATCAGCAAAGCCAGAGCTTATCAGTTTTGTCGAGCTTGATCTTAACACTTTCCCTGATGTTGGGATTGAAATTGCTCAGAATTCATGCGGCACAGAGACATGCACAGCTTCTCAGTGCTGCTGCTTAAATACTGAAACAGGAGCTCAGTGCTGCAGGACTGATGTTGACAAGAACTGCGTCTCATCGTGTCAAAAAAGTGATCCGTGTTAAAGGTTTATAGCCAAAACCTGAGAATTTAGTTAAAATTATATTAATACCATTAGAAGTCTGGGTGAATTTGAAAAAAATATAAAATTACCTCTTGAAATGGGGAAATTTGTGCTTATCCTATCAGTGCGCTAGAAAAGATGGGTTTTTAAACACAAAAGCGGGGAGTATAGAAAAATGTTACATACAGACAATATAGACAACTACAGAGCTAAAAACTCAAGACATATCTACATCGGTGAGCTTAAGAGAACAACCCTTAATAAGCCTGTTGAAGAGCTTGATGAGGGAGAAAAGCAGGACTACACCTCACTTCAAGAGCAGATGTTTTGGGGAAAGGAAAATGGATTTAACCTTGTTTTCACTAAAGATACCGGCAAAGTCGATTGCTGGATGATTAGAGACACGGATATGGATAAGTTAAATCCTATTTTCAGGCAGACTATCTTAGAAGTACTTTAACCAAGAATATAAATTACCTATAAAAGTTAAGCCGGATTCAATATTTTTTCTTATTAAGATCTAATTATTGTTTCCGGCTTTTTTGTGTTTTATTTCTTCTTTCATCAATAAATGTGTTAATCTCTAATTATTAGTAGTGTGTACAAGCGAGAGACAATATGGGCGAATATGATTCTGTTATAGAAAAGCTCAATACAAGAAAGCTGGAACTAGAACAGCGTCTTGATAGAGCCGAAGATTCTCTTAGAAAAACTCATGCTAAGGACTGGAGCGAGCAGGCTCAGGAGCGTGAGAACGACGAAGTTGTAGAGAGATTAGAAGAAAGCGCCCGTTTGGAGCTAAATCAGATCTATGACGCCCTAACAAGGGTAGAAAATGGTCTATATGGACAATGTGAAGTATGCGATGGCCCTATTAGGGCCGAGCGCTTAGAGGCTCTCCCATATACAAACCGCTGTTTTAACTGTGCAAGCGAGCTTGAATAACAAAAAATCCAGAATAATTCGCTACCTACAACCTATCAACTAATTTTTTCATTTTAACGCATCTTTTTCTTAGTATGGAATTCTAATACAGTATTGATTATATTAGGAAACATAGATTCAATCTTAAAGGATAGAAATATTGGCGGTTACTGAAGCACAAATAGAATATCTTGAGGATATGGCAACTCATATTCGTGAGGATGTGATAATTATGCTAGAGCAGGCGGGCTCTGGTCATTCTGCCGGCTCATTGGGCACTGCTGACATTTTCTCAACACTTTATTTTCATGTTATGAAGAATGATCCCAAAAAGCCAGATTGGCCCGAAAGGGATAAGTTTGTTTTAAGTAATGCCCATATATGCCCAGTTTTATACGCAACTCTGGCCGAGGCGGGTTACTATCCGAAAAAAGAAATAGCAACTCTGAGAAAATTAGGCTCAAGGCTTCAGGGGCATCCTCATAAAGGGGCTCTTCCCGGGCTTGAGGCATCAGGCGGGCCACTCGCTCAAGGCATTTCAATAGCAGCCGGGATGGCAATGACGGCTAAGATAGATCAGGCTAAGACAAAGGTTTACTGTATGGTCGGCGACGGGGAGATGAATGAGGGGCAGATTTGGGAAGCCCTTATGTTTATTGGGAAGAACCGCCTTCATAATTTCACCCTTATAGTGGATAGAAACAACATACAGATAGACGGTTTCACAGAGGACGTAATGCCGCTTGAGCCTCTTAAAGAAAAATTAACTTCATTTGGCTTTCACGTTATAGAGGTTGATGGACATAACATAAGACGACTGATAGAGGCTTTTGAAGAACCGATCTTTGAAAAACCCAAAGTGCTGTTGGCCCACACGATTCCAGGAAAGGGCGTAGATTTTATGGAGTTTAAGCCAGAGTGGCACGGAAAGCCTCCAAATAAAGAAGAAGCGGATAAAGCAATACAGGAGCTGGAGTCGCTAAGATCACTTGGCGGTAAAATAACTTGCGAGCATGAGTAATAAATTAAATTCAAAGCTTCATCTGGCTAGCAATATTATTGAAGGCCCAGAGCAGATTCCTACCAGAAACGGCTATGGCGAGGGGGTTGTAGAGGCAGGTCATGCGGATGAGAACGTAGTGGTTCTGTGCTGCGATCTTACTGAATCCACCAGAAACGCTGTCTTTAAAGAGACATTCCCTGATAGGTTTGTAGAGATTGGTATTGCTGAGCAGAATATGGCGGGAATCGGAGCAGGTATGGCATTTTCTGGAAAGATTCCATATATATCTTCTTATGCTACATTTAGCCCCGGCAGAAACTGGGACCAAATAAGGGTTAGCATCTGTTACAGCATGGCAAACGTTAAAATAATGGGCGCTCATGCAGGTATATCGGTAGGTCCTGACGGTGCAACACATCAGGCTATGGAAGATATAGCTATCACCAGGTGTCTTCCAAACCTTATTGTAATTGTTCCCTGTGATTATTGGGAAACTAAAAAGGCAACTCTTGCGATCGCTAAGATCAAAGATCCTGTTTATATGCGTTTTGGCAGAGAAAAAGTGCCGGTAATAACAACTGAGAAAACTCCCTTTAAAATTGGTAAGGCTGACACCTATAGAAATGGTTCTGATGTAACAGTTATAGCCTGCGGTTCTTTAGTTTATGAGGCGCTTGTGGCTGCCGAGAAACTAAGCACAAAGGGCATTGATGTGAGAGTAATTAATTGTTCAACGATAAAACCAATTGACGAAAAAGCAATTGTTAAAGCTGCTAAAGAAACAGGCGCAATAGTAACAGCAGAAGAGCACCAAGTACACGGTGGACTTGGCAGTGCGGTAGCCGAGGTTGTAGCCAAAAATAACCCGGTTCCAATGGAATATGTAGCTATGATGGACCGTTTTGGTGAGTCTGGCGAGCCTGATGAACTAATGCATAAGTTTGGATTGGACGATAAAGGTATTATAAAGGCAGTAAACAAGGTGTTAAAGCGTAAGTAGACTATCTTTGGGTTTATTTGCCAATAGTATCTAGTATCTGAGAAACAACTAAGTATGAGTTTTTGGCAACCTTATTGGCAAATTTAGTAAAGTCTTTTACTGAGTCCCCATTAACCTTATCAGACATAGTCCTTACAATTAAAAATGGTATTTTATTAAGTTCACATACCTGAGCTATTGCTCCTCCTTCCATCTCAATGGCATCGCCCTTTAACTCTTCAATAAGATATTTGTGATCCTTCATCTCTTTTCTTGTGATGAATTGATCTCCAGTCAGTATGCGGCCTTCTAGAATATTTGTATTGATTATTTTGGTTTTAAGAGCAAGTGATATTAATGTCTTATCCGCTTTGAAGAATCTGTGTTCACTGTAGGGGATCTCGCCTCTAGAGAATCCAAGAGCCTGGGCGTCAATATCATGTTGCACACAGTCTTTACTTAACACCACATCCCCAATTTCCAACTTAGAGTTTAAGGCGCCCCCAACTCCGGTGAAAATCACGGCACTTGGATTAAATTCATCAATCAGACGCTCACAGACCATCGCTGCAAACACCTTGCCGACTCCGCATTTAACGATTACAACACTTTTATTT is a window from the Thermodesulfobacteriota bacterium genome containing:
- a CDS encoding TraR/DksA C4-type zinc finger protein, giving the protein MGEYDSVIEKLNTRKLELEQRLDRAEDSLRKTHAKDWSEQAQERENDEVVERLEESARLELNQIYDALTRVENGLYGQCEVCDGPIRAERLEALPYTNRCFNCASELE
- a CDS encoding transketolase, which translates into the protein MAVTEAQIEYLEDMATHIREDVIIMLEQAGSGHSAGSLGTADIFSTLYFHVMKNDPKKPDWPERDKFVLSNAHICPVLYATLAEAGYYPKKEIATLRKLGSRLQGHPHKGALPGLEASGGPLAQGISIAAGMAMTAKIDQAKTKVYCMVGDGEMNEGQIWEALMFIGKNRLHNFTLIVDRNNIQIDGFTEDVMPLEPLKEKLTSFGFHVIEVDGHNIRRLIEAFEEPIFEKPKVLLAHTIPGKGVDFMEFKPEWHGKPPNKEEADKAIQELESLRSLGGKITCEHE
- a CDS encoding transketolase family protein; this translates as MSNKLNSKLHLASNIIEGPEQIPTRNGYGEGVVEAGHADENVVVLCCDLTESTRNAVFKETFPDRFVEIGIAEQNMAGIGAGMAFSGKIPYISSYATFSPGRNWDQIRVSICYSMANVKIMGAHAGISVGPDGATHQAMEDIAITRCLPNLIVIVPCDYWETKKATLAIAKIKDPVYMRFGREKVPVITTEKTPFKIGKADTYRNGSDVTVIACGSLVYEALVAAEKLSTKGIDVRVINCSTIKPIDEKAIVKAAKETGAIVTAEEHQVHGGLGSAVAEVVAKNNPVPMEYVAMMDRFGESGEPDELMHKFGLDDKGIIKAVNKVLKRK
- a CDS encoding 5'-methylthioadenosine/adenosylhomocysteine nucleosidase, which produces MSNERPISLIGAMDSEVEELLSHSNVEKEIPWNEFTFTKAELLNKSVVIVKCGVGKVFAAMVCERLIDEFNPSAVIFTGVGGALNSKLEIGDVVLSKDCVQHDIDAQALGFSRGEIPYSEHRFFKADKTLISLALKTKIINTNILEGRILTGDQFITRKEMKDHKYLIEELKGDAIEMEGGAIAQVCELNKIPFLIVRTMSDKVNGDSVKDFTKFANKVAKNSYLVVSQILDTIGK